ccttctctctctactgatcaacttatatatgattatatatatattcactaggattatgtggatccatttactcaaataacatttaaacagtataatataaaagcaaatataaaaaactcagcaactgctgaatcagaagggtaggctgagccaccctcgaacaagggggcgtgtattagcctggtcggtatgtttttcattctaactttgtcatgtctgggtgataagaagagtgctgttgaagtataatgtctctctctctctctctctctctctctcgctgtaccagctgcaaggccaagttgcctctgcagccctgaagttatgaagtcatttctgataagctgtccctccctacagcactgaagctagcttgttagcagtacatgactgattaattgtttcagggtaggctgagccaccctctaacaagggggcgtgtattagcctggtcggtatgtttttcattctaacttttccctaggattgtcatgtctgggtgataagaagagtgctgttgaagtacaatgtctctctctctctctctctctcgctgtaccagctgcaaggccaagttgcctctgcagccctgaagttatgaagtcagctagcttgttagcaatacatgactgattaattgtttcatcttaaatgttcccatgtaattctgttcttaaaaattctaaaatctaaattctgttctcacagtcccccttttgattcttcaaaacctgTGTAAAAATCATtctcttgatcccacctaggtgcctttaatggtctctatttgtctagaaacagccttcaacacccagaggggtcgcactcaatacgtcgcctgcttgtgccataagaggggcctgcggtaactctgtaaaggcatacgttttgcaggggcttcaactacctgtttacaacaatgccttttactatcagatttctaaggtctttcatctggcccctatggccgatattattgttctgccactgcgggtcttgattagggtatttttgttcagctggttcgtttccccctaccccgggagggttttctctttcccaaattttcaggggtcttctacgaggactttcatttcctttttaaacactcttacctctcctgacgttaatggtgcactaacaaatccaatttcattatttcctattggtacctctctcaagggcatcattgtcttaggagactctctgtctctatcgtcgtcgttatcgtcgggtttaggggtggtccttcttgctgtcatatttgggtctttttctccttggtttttgactctaaatcccaatacttcaacatccgtcccaatggactttctggagggatgttgccggcagactttccttgtctcccatcgtcttcctttttagacgatttatttcccatggttaactgaagggtcttatacccggcagtattcacctcctaactgaagggtcttgtaccctacggtattcacctccgagctgaagggtcttataccttacggtattcacctcctaactgaagggtcttataccatacagtactcacctcctagctgaagggtcttatactgccccacagtattcacctcctaactgaagggtcttgtaccttacggtattcacctcctagctgaagggtcttataccttacggtattcacctcctaactgaagggtcttataccctacggtactcacctcctagctgaagggtcttatactgccccacagtattcacctcctaactgaagggttttgtaccctacggtactcacctcctagttgaagggtcttatactgcagtacttagaaggtcttatcctacagttaaccagtattcacctcctaactgaagggtcttataccttacggtattcacctcctagctgaagggtcttatactgctccacagtattcacctcctaactgaagggtcttgtaccctacggtattcacctcctagctgaagggtcttataccttacggtattcacctcctaactgaagggtcttataccatacagtactcacctcctagctgaagggtcttatactgccccacagtattcacctcctaactgaagggtcttgtaccccacggtattcacctcctagctgaagggtcttataccttacggtattcacctcctaactgaagggtcttataccatacagtactcacctcctagctgaagggtcttatactgcaggactgtaaaattcactcctcaaggacatttggtacttagaaggtcttatcctacagttaaccataagtcaccaagataatacttaaaagtcgtttttcttaccttggtccgtgcacggagttgcctgacttcacgtgtgtacctgccgcactaaatactcgttcagagtgacttccctaggatcattttcagtcgattactcgggtccgctaccaacgagagaaacgagaccgtttttaaattaacgggacgcgtcttctcgtctgtcgtcggccgcggtcccggcaatgatgaagagatcccggacgagcccccaattgtgagaaacgtagcccacttgataataatttacaccaagtcaaactctgaagaagtaagtttatttaacggtcttgcaagatcgggtgtcctacaagcaggcacaccgatcaacatattcagttcatgtttatacaattcaaatccatttgtccacgcctttattttacattattggttataacgtattatgacactaacctatcctatggttgctacagtctcctcctctgtttacttctccccctactctaactttctagcccctaactcttgtttttgttttaccttatttggctctccattatgtgttttaacttgcagctgtcagcctttatcttagtggggcagtttcttattcactacatccgttgttctaactcttgctgtttctctgttatctgccaaagcacaatttttaagtgatgtactgtcccaaggtctccacttacatacccttatcaattctctttgtcagtgatgtactgtcttaaggtctccactgacatatccttatcagttctctttttcagtgatttcattatgttgtgcacaaatgacttcttggtaactttccacaagctgtagaaacaacatttcaatatttcttattctcacagtacccagaatcgaacccgggtccctggagctgtgaggctgcagtgctaaccactgcgccactgtgccgcccacaaagcaacccacttgattggcatccaatctacaaacattcactccctccaccactgacacacagtggcagcagtgtgtaccatctacaagatgcactggaggaaattagtgaaccaggtgggtttttcggacaatccgtagtttcatggtcaccaatattgatcctcgctttttaattgcagtggtgggatttgaattcatgtctcagcatcattagtccaggcctctggattactagttcaataacagaaccactattgtacagcacccccactctgctccatctcctccaatgaggagaggttgagtagactaggcctatattccctgaggtttagaagaaggagatgtgatctgactgaaacatcaaTTGTTACGGGACTTGACCGGGTCGATACTGAGAaaatgtttcacctggctggggaatcgagacagtctcaggataagggatcagccatttaggactgaaatgaggagaaatttcttcactgaaagggctgtgaatctttggaattgtcttccccagggagcagtggatgctcagtcattgagtatatttaagacagagattgacagatttttgggtattacggtaattaagggatatgggatagtgtgggaaggtggagttgaggtagatgatcagccatgatctgggtgaatggcagagcaggctcgaagggccgaatggcctcctccagctcctatttcttatgttcattaaacctcagtctggttcctctcgagctgctgagtgagtgaattaaatctttctcgacaaatcaccaagataccagatgacaagtcatacccgaaacatcatttattggttacaaatcacaacttagttaaatctggacacacagacactttataaacatggataaacacatttaaatgtaatcagagttatccagcagttcagcactaatagggagagtatttcacaaaacaagtaacaaagattaaccagacgattcagtgattgactgtaaatcaacactaatggatgctgagtattaattacagcagggaccggagtctgagcttataaattggtgagtttacttgaagagcaattccttcactatctgacacgttaacagttgtgaacagcctgtctgtccaacagctccagtctacgagtgcttagaaacacacagagcttaaacagcctcattcttgagctaaagaacagactttctcctgtcaatatagagttacaggattggcctgtgatctgtttattgttcatcttttgttcagtacatttactgagtggattgaaattgaaaatgaggtttgaagacatgatggtctattcacacatgaatgagagatgctgtggggcagacgctcagtccaagaggagcaactgacatcagaaataaaccccaactgtcagaatgaacatggttcagtctggatatgattaacagcagcaacagcagaatccaacccctgtaattatctgtgaactcgctggtgtctcagcagataggatggctgagtgaatcccttcctacacacggagcagatgaatgacctctccccagtgtgactgaactggtgtgtcaccaggtgggatgactgagtaaatctcttccgacacacggagcaggtgaatggccgctccccagtgtgaactcgctggtgcctcaGCCAAGCGGATGaattagcaaatcccttcccacactcagagcaggtgaatggcctctccccagtgtgaactcgctggtgtttcaccagcttggatgaagtagtgaatcccttcccacactcagagcaggtgaatggcctctccccagtgtgaactcgctggtgtatcagcagggtggatgaatgagtgaaaccctccccacaatcagagcaggtgaatggcctctccccagtgtgaattcgttgatgtgccagcaggttccatgacagagagaatctcttcccacaatcagagcaggtgaatggcctctccccagtgtgaactcgctggtgcgtcagtagggcggatgaatgaatgaatcccttcccacactcagtgcaggtgaacggcctctccccattatgaactcgctggtgtgtgagtagggtggatgaatgaatgaatcccttcccacactcagtacaggtgaacggcctctccccagtgtgaattcgctggtgtgtcagcaggtttgatgactgagtaaatcccttcccacactcagagcaggtgaacggccgctccccagtgtgaactcgctgatgcatcagcagggtggatgaataagTGGAACCCtccccacaatcagagcaggtgaatggcctctccccagtgtgaatccgttgatgtgccagcaggttccatgacagagagaatctcttcccacactcagagcaggtgaacggcctctccccagtgtgaactcgctggtgttttagtagggcagatgaatgaatgaatcccttcccacactcagtgcaggtgaacggcctctcctcagtgtggattcgctggtgtgtcagcaggtttgagaactgagtgaatcccttcccacactcagtgcaggtgaatggcctctccccagtatgaactcgctggtgtgcgagtagggaggatgactgagtgaatcccttcccacactcagtgcagatgaacggcctctcctcagtttgactgtgtcgatgagtttccagctcagacgtgtaatttaattctttctcacggtccccacatttccacagcttcTCCCCAGTCTGACTACACTTGTGTATCGACAGGCCAGCTGATCGGCTGAAGccccgtccacacacagaacacgtgtacggtttctccacactttttgcttccatgatcaaaggccgatgatattcagaccctgatgaatcgagtgactgtcacatcTTGAGGTGATGTTTGAGTTTCCTTCCGCAAATCCTCCCTTTCCAATACCCTGTAAcatgaagttacaacaggaaaaagggagtgagagagaacccacaaaaacacaaagacaagttgtgaaattgagctgaatgaatctggtaatttgtgggaccagaacagagagtgggcggggcttcagggtcccagtgaccaggagagaaaatcattgactcattaattttattctcactctgcacacaggggctggagaactgaacccaggcacagtagagggagggagaaaactggcagaggaggaaagaaatggtgcagatggtgtcatgggtttggatttcagcacagggaggagggagagtgtgtgggacttcgatttacagctttggggaaacaagagaggaataaaatgttccataggatctcgaattgtctgttctgaatttctatcctgtactgacagtgatgacttttattacctccttttacaggggattaggagaggatttacacacattgatttgatgctcactctgcacacaggggctttcgcaccatctctcctgaaggtgctggggttactgtttacatcccactgaactgtaagaaagaatatcttattagatgatattaaagatagtattatattataataatataacgagaggccgttcacctgctccatctgtgggaaggaatttaatcgatatccaaaatgctgagacaccagtgagttcacaagtgactgtagctgttgcattctgtaattattgctgctgttaatcacatccaggactgaaccatattcattctgacagtggggtttatatctgctgtgttaatattctttatagctggggtggagtttaatattccagcaactgatttgctttactttgtaacttttactcttcaaataaagtagctccctttgggctattctcagggttttgtgggatgaaaccaaacagtgatttacttgtacttttggcaattttgtatattatattcactgctcacaatgagatctgttctacattgggaagaccaaacacagatagggtgatcactttgagaaacatctccattcagtctgcaagcatgttcctgagtttccagtcacttcccattttaattctccgtcccactcccactctgacctctctgtcctcagcctcctgccctgttccaatgaagctcaatgggagctcgaggaacaggacttgacaaccttccggactcaacattgagttcagcagtttctgtaacaacagacagttgtcaggatctggaacgctccacctgaaaaaggtggttgaacctgattctatcagtcattttaaaagggagttgacaggtatttgagaatgaggaacttacaggcttacaaacaccaagtgggtgtgtgggactaagcacaactgctctttcaaagggccagcacaagcacaaagggttgaatggcctccttctgtgctgtaaatttctatgattctcggagttggccatttagcccctcgagcctgttccaccaggaaatgagatcatggttgatctgtgatctaactctatatacccgactttgtcccatttccattaatacctttggttaacaaagatctatcaatgtcagatttaacattaacattgatctcgcatcaactgctgtttgtggaagagagtttcaaatttctaccaccttttgtgtgtagaaatgtttcccaacttcactcctgaaaggtctggctctaacttttactctacgcctcctagttcgacactccagaacatccagcccatgggccagaatccagcctgtCAATGGTATCCATCGCACCTGACAACGGTTACAGCTCCTTTACCAACATGGCGGAGACACGTCACTGCACATGTCCTCCTTTACCAAGGTGACAGACAAGCTTCCGTCCCTGATATTTTGGCTCCTTTAGTGAGATGGCGGTGCGCGGGCTGAGCTGCTTCTCTGCTGGCGCTTCCCGCCCAAACTCCATATCCAGTGCAGCCTTCCTGGACGTGAGCTCAGGACCCAGGccaagcactggctctgcctgcgtaCAGACTCGGCCTGGGCCTCAGGCTCTTCATCACCATCTGAGGAGGTGCAGGCCCAGCAGCAAGGTGCAGTGGTAACCAGGCCCTGGGAGCAGGCTGCTGGGGTGACCGGGCCCTGGGAGCAGGGTGCCAGGGTGACCGGGccctgggagcggagcagagagacagaggccggcagacatggagcgagagagagagagcgggggagggagggagagggagcgggagagggagagggagagagagcgggagagggagagagagcgggagagggagagagagcgggagagggagagagcggaagagagagaaagcgcggggggatggggaagagagagagagtggtgggggggggaaagagagagagagagagagagcgagagagagacgcagtgggtgacactgcagcctcacagctccagggtcctggcttcgattctgggtactgcctttgcagagtttgcaagttctccctgtgaccgcgtgggttttcgctgggtgctccggtttccgcccacagaaaaagacttgcagtttgataggtaagttggccattgtaaattgccgctggtgtaggtaggtggtagggaatatggggtgactgtagggttagtgtaaatgggtggttgttgcttggcacagactcggtgggccaaagggcccgtttcagtgctgtatctctaaataaaatagagAGAGCCGGAGACAGGGAGAGTGcgagatcaagatctctcctcacaaatggaatctatctggaattctctgcatcgctacatcaagtgtgcaggcagacaatgtCTGCTACTGAAAGCAAAAACCATGCCAGgtaactcactaaatcagtgttcaacatagtgttgggaaagtaagttaatacattagtttcctcatttaaagcttattcacaaaaatgcacattattgttattttgatgaacagtaaaataaatttctaatacctttaccTTGCCGAAAGTTGCTCACCTCCGGCCCCCTATGCAGGACAACATTTCGAATGTTGCCCCTAATACATAAAGGCTGGACACTCCTGATCTATACTATCAGATGTAACATCCTGAAAATTTCCAGGttgtcagaagggatagagagaggcaataaatgcttaatggcacagatctaaagagcgtgcagggacagagggacctgggggtttatatgtatagatcattgaaggtggcaggacatattgagaacagttagcaaataatatgggattttgggcttgataaatagaggtattgagtgcaaaagcagggaagttaaggggaacttttataaaactctggttcatccagttctgatcaccacactttaggaaggatgggaagggccttgagagggtgtagaggagatttaccagaatggttccagggatgagggaatttagctacaaggttaggttggagaagctgggattgttctccttggaacgtgggactgggagcttcttattgggggtgttgaggccgacACCGGATatttctgaagcctccctgcacatccaccagcttcattcctcccctgcactcggcgatttctcacccactgaggatctgacacgactgcttccgtccagctcgagcaccttcactgcctttgattctgtgagcaactcgtgcaataaaacaaaagcaaagtcctgcagatgctggaaatctgaaataaaaggagaaaatgctggaaatactcagcaggtctcagtgaagagagaaacatatttaatatttcaggcacatcaaacagccagtgcctgcagcctggaactcggagtgggagagggaggaagaatgaggagacaatatagtccaacattcacagcaacctacaatccaccgacattaccgggatagggagacagagtttagaaacactcagcaacacgactccagtaaaagatcccaggaggaaaagggggagcagtgtgtgtacctgccctgatatccccctccccaggcctgtcagtcaaaccccccactcctcccagtccacagctcagcctatcagcttcctgcaccttgagccagccctgcccaggtgtggccgagtccaaggggagtctttgtggaaccagggagtgggggaggggggacctcctgccctgtgctgtgtcccaaatggttcctccctccctcccctcccccaggcccctttataactgagctcagtttcccgcagctgccgccccctcggtgcaaacacaggaccgggagtttgttattgggggtgttgaggcctacaccgggtgtttctgaagcctccccgcccaaCAGCCGCCACTGACCGGCTGCAGAAGCGACTCACAAGCGTCTCTCCGCCGCCTTCACCCTCTGGCTTGAAACACTGGTCCGCAATGCGCCTGCGCACCCGGGACTTAACCTCTGAGCTCACAATGTCTGGGTGATTAACGGCAGCTCCGGACCAATAGGAAGAGGGGGCGGGACAGGAGGACAGATTCTGCGCAGTTCCTCCCTCATTTGCTTCTCTTTGAAAGCCCGAGGatccgggacctgtcagcccgcagctccattagttccttttcataaaac
This genomic window from Heterodontus francisci isolate sHetFra1 chromosome 34, sHetFra1.hap1, whole genome shotgun sequence contains:
- the LOC137348833 gene encoding zinc finger protein 850-like, encoding FTCSECGKRFSLSLNLLAHQRIHTGERPFTCSDCGEGFTYSSTLLMHQRVHTGERPITCSECGKGFTQSSKLLTHQRVHTGERPFTCTECGKGFTQLSNLLTHQRIHTGERPFTCTECDKGFIHSSALLTHQRVHTGERPFTCSACGKRFSLSWNLLVHQRIHTGERPFTCSDCGKGFTHSSTLLIHQRVHTGERPFTCSECGKGFTTSSKLVKHQRVHTGERPFTCSECGKGFANSSARLRHQRVHTGEQPFTCSVCRKRFTQSSHLVTHQFSHTGERPFICTECGKGFTQSSSLLAHQRVHTGERPFTCTECGKGFTQFSNLLTHQRIHTEERPFTCTECGKGFIHSSALLKHQRVHTGERPFTCSECGKRFSLSWNLLAHQRIHTGERPFTCSDCGEGSTYSSTLLMHQRVHTGERPFTCSECGKGFTQSSNLLTHQRIHTGERPFTCTECGKGFIHSSTLLTHQRVHNGERPFTCTECGKGFIHSSALLTHQRVHTGERPFTCSDCGKRFSLSWNLLAHQRIHTGERPFTCSDCGEGFTHSSTLLIHQRVHTGERPFTCSECGKGFTTSSKLVKHQRVHTGERPFTCSECGKGFANSSAWLRHQRVHTGERPFTCSVCRKRFTQSSHLVTHQFVRKCTIIVQNAVVCDVTGSCIKMALLNWTRKVN